A stretch of the Cucurbita pepo subsp. pepo cultivar mu-cu-16 chromosome LG16, ASM280686v2, whole genome shotgun sequence genome encodes the following:
- the LOC111777593 gene encoding maltose excess protein 1-like, chloroplastic: protein MLMAVKFPLASNGARTPLPRNPLGFFSASIPSKPISLSLPLNNPNPHNCFCLKPYSSRLTLPHRRLPPIAALESDVPQSHHQGSETLSDSKRVEEWSSLTAKFSGAANVPFMLLQLPQIILNTRNLLAGNTTALLAVPWLGMLTGLLGNLSLLSYFAKKREKEAMVIQTLGSVTTFIVFAQLAIAGAMPLPYFVATSAVVSSGLLINFMNYFNVLPVQILKFWEDFITVGGFSVLPQVMWSTFVPFIPNSILPGITALVAALLAVASARAGKLPEKGVKFVGALSGWTATLLFMWMPVSQMWTNYLNPENIKGLSALTMFLALIGNGLVLPRALFIRDFMWFLGSGWAMLFYGYGNIVCLYCCNGVSREFFIAATAGLFSWIGFFFWRDSMVYGFRSPLTSLKELLFG, encoded by the exons ATGTTAATGGCGGTTAAGTTCCCATTGGCTTCAAATGGTGCAAGAACTCCTTTACCACGAAACCCACTTGGGTTCTTCTCGGCTTCGATTCCTTCGAAGCCCATTTCCCTCTCGTTGCCTCTGAATAACCCAAATCCCCACAATTGCTTTTGTTTGAAGCCATACAGTTCTCGATTAACCTTGCCCCACCGCCGTCTTCCGCCGATCGCTGCCTTGGAATCTGACGTCCCTCAGTCACATCACCAG GGATCTGAGACTTTAAGTGACAGTAAAAGGGTTGAGGAGTGGAGTTCATTAACAGCGAAGTTCTCCGGAGCAGCAAATGTTCCTTTTATGTTGCTGCAACTGCCTCAGATTATCCTTAATACTCGAAACCTTTTAGCAGGAAACACAACAGCGCTGTTGGCTGTTCCATGGCTG GGGATGTTAACTGGTTTGCTTGGGAACCTTTCATTGCTATCATACTTTGcaaagaagagggaaaaagaGGCCATGGTGATTCAAACATTAGGATCAGTTACAACGTTTATAGTTTTTGCTCAGCTTGCAATAGCTGGGGCCATGCCACTGCCTTACTTTGTAGCTACATCGGCTGTTGTGTCTTCTGGTCttcttataaactttatgaATTACTTCAATGTTCTTCCTGTTcaaatcttgaaattttgggAAGATTTCATCACTGTTGGTGGGTTTTCTGTGCTCCCTCAG GTTATGTGGTCTACGTTTGTTCCGTTCATACCGAATAGTATCTTGCCGGGGATCACCGCTTTGGTCGCAGCGTTGCTAGCCGTTGCTTCG GCACGAGCTGGAAAACTTCCTGAGAAAGGTGTGAAATTTGTTGGAGCGTTATCTGGATGGACAGCAACACTCCTCTTCATGTGGATGCCGGTTTCGCAAATG TGGACTAATTATCTAAATCCAGAGAACATCAAAGGCTTATCAGCTCTCACAATGTTTCTTGCCCTGATCGGAAACGGTCTTGTACTCCCACGTGCGCTATTCATTCGAGACTTCATGTG GtttttgggttcgggttgggcGATGTTGTTCTACGGATATGGTAACATAGTATGCTTGTACTG TTGCAATGGCGTGAGCAGGGAGTTCTTCATTGCTGCAACTGCTGGTCTATTCTCCTGGATAG GCTTTTTCTTCTGGAGAGACTCTATGGTGTATGGATTCCGCTCACCTCTAACATCTCTTAAGGAGCTACTTTTTGGGTAA